Proteins encoded together in one Impatiens glandulifera chromosome 1, dImpGla2.1, whole genome shotgun sequence window:
- the LOC124921439 gene encoding LOW QUALITY PROTEIN: TBC1 domain family member 13-like (The sequence of the model RefSeq protein was modified relative to this genomic sequence to represent the inferred CDS: deleted 1 base in 1 codon), with amino-acid sequence MMNPSITRRVGKTNLGKEEAKCENGGLLSRSDISHGEHPLSLGTDSVWNKFFQDSEIIEQIDRDVKRTHPDLNFFFGDTEFAKSNQESLRSILIIFAKLNPGIRYVQGMNEILAPLFYVFKNDPNEENSLSAEADMFFCFVELLSGFRDHFCQQLDNSVVGIRASITNLSKIVKEHDEELWRHPEITTKVNPQFYAFRWITLLLTQEFNFADSILIWDTLLIDPEGPLETLLRVCCAMLIIVRRRLLAGDYTSNLKLLQNYPPSNISHLLYVANKLRTQ; translated from the exons ATGATGAATCCT TCTATTACGAGGAGGGTGGGGAAGACAAATCTTGGGAAAGAGGAAGCAAAATGTGAAAATGGTGGCTTACTCTCAAGATCAGATATATCTCATGGAGAACACCCTTTGAGTCTTGGGACGGACAGCGTATGGAATAAGTTCTTTCAG GATTCAGAGATCATAGAGCAGATAGACAGAGATGTAAAACGTACTCATCCtgacttgaat tttttttttggggacACCGAATTTGCAAAATCAAACCAG GAATCTTTGAGAAGCATATTGATAATCTTTGCAAAGTTGAATCCGGGCATAAGATATGTGCAAGGAATGAATGAAATTCTGGCACCTTTATTCTACGTCTTCAAAAATGACCCTAATGAGGAAAACTCG CTCTCTGCAGAAGCAGACATGTTCTTTTGCTTTGTTGAGTTGTTAAGTGGATTCCGGGATCATTTCTGTCAACAGTTGGATAACAGTGTTGTTGGGATCCGTGCTTCAATTACCAATTTGTCTAAAATTGTGAAAGAACATGATGAGGAGCTTTGGCGTCATCCTGAGATCACAACAAAG GTAAATCCTCAGTTTTATGCATTCAGATGGATAACTCTTCTCCTGACTCAAGAGTTCAATTTCGCCGACAGTATCCTCATCTGGGACACACTTTTAATTGATCCTGAGGGTCCCCTT GAAACTCTACTTCGAGTTTGCTGTGCGATGCTGATAATTGTTAGAAGACGTTTACTAGCTGGCGACTACACCTCTAACCTCAAATTACTGCAGAATTATCCTCCATCGAACATCAGCCACTTGCTCTATGTAGCCAACAAGCTTCGGACACAATGA